A window of Vicinamibacteria bacterium genomic DNA:
CCGTTCTCTCGACGAGCCCATCGTGCTTCCTCTCAATTTGTACTACTCGCTCGCTTCGAGAGGCTGGACAGCGGGCGAGACCTACCGTCTGCGCCTCTTCGACCCGATGACGCTCTCGGAGGGTGAAGTGGTCGTCGAAGTGAAGGAGCCCGAAATCGTCCGCTGGGGAGGGCGTGAAGAAGAAGCCCATCGGCTCACGACGACATTCGCCGGCCTCGAGACGACTGCGTGGGTCAACGCGCGGGGGGAGATCCTGCAAGAGGAGACTCCGCTCGGCTGGACGCTCATCAAGGAGGCCCCCGGCAGCAGCTTGCAGGCGCGTGAGACGGGAACGGCACCCGACATCTTGATTCAGTCGGCAGTGCCCGCAGTCGGCTTCGCCGGTGACGCCGCCCATGCTCAGGTTGCGGAGCTGAAGTTGGTGAACTTTCCCAAAGAGTTTCGAGCGGTTCCCGGCGGACGCCAGGACAAGAAAGGAGACGTGGTCCGGGTCACGAGGGAGCGCGCTCCCTACCGGGGAACCGGCACGCTGAGCGCCGAGGAGCGTGACGCGGCCCTCGCCTCGGATGCCTTCATCCAGGCAGACTCTCAGGCGATTCGCGATCATGCGTCGGCACTAACCGAGGGTCGAGACGAAGTCGAAAGGGCTCGCGTCCTGACCCAATGGGTCTACGACAACATCGCCAAATCGCCGACCTTGTCCGTTCCCAGCGCAACGGAAATCCTCGAACAGCGAGTCGGAGACTGCAACGAGCACACGGTCCTGTTCACGGCGCTAGCGCGCGCATCGGGACTTCCGACGCGGATCGCGACCGGCCTCGTATACACGTCAGGTCAGTTCTACTACCATGCCTGGCCCGAGGTCTTCCTCGGTCAGTGGCTCGCCGTCGACCCGACGCTGGGCCAGTTTCCCGCCGACCCCATGCATTTGCGGCTGCTGATCGGAGGAATCGAGAACCAGTACGAAGTGCTGGGCCTTCTCGGCCATGGGGTGACGATCGAGGTCGTCGACGTGCGATGATCCGCCTCCAAAACGTCACCAAACGCTACGGCGAGCACCTGGCGGTAAGAGATCTCACGCTTCACGTCGGTGCCGGAGAGCTGTTCGGATTTCTCGGGCCCAACGGCGCGGGCAAAACGACCACGATCAAGATGATTGCTGGGCTCCTGCGTCCCAGCTCGGGGGAGATTTTCCTCGCCGGCCACGATCTCGAGCGCGATCCTGTCAACGCCAAGGCCGCGCTGGGGTTCATTCCCGATCGACCTTTTCTCTACGAGAAGCTCACCGCGTCGGAATTCTTGCGCTTCGTTGCCGGTATCTACGGACTCGATGGACAGTCCTTGAACGGACGGATCGACGAGCTCTTGACTCTGGTGGAGCTGGCCCATGTGGGCTCGGAGCTCATCGAGAGTTACTCGCACGGAATGAAACAGCGGCTCGTCATGGCGGCGGCATTCATCCACGAGCCGAAGGTGCTGGTAGTCGACGAGCCCATGGTCGGACTCGACCCCAAGGGAGCCCGCCTCATCAAACGGGTCTTTCGAGAATACTGCGACCGAGGCTTCACGGTGTTCGTGTCGACCCATACGCTGGAGGTTGCTCAGGAGCTCTGCGATCGGATCGGAATCATTCAAGACGGCGAGCTCATCGCTCTGGGGACGATGGACGAGCTGGAAACCAAGGCGCAGACTGGCCGCAACGATCTCGAGGGTATCTTCTTGAAGCTGACGGGCGGAGAGGGATTCCAGGAGGCGCAGGAGCCGTAAGCCATGACCCTGGAATTCACGCCAGGACAGGTGGCGCTGCTTCTCACGCCGTCGGTTCGTGGTATCAGAAACGGCCAAATGCGAGCGGGACGTTGGGATCTCGTCAGGGCTCTTCTCTTCGGTGGATTGACGTTCCTATTCGCCTTGCTCGTCTTCGCCGGCTTCTATCGGGTACTCCTCTATATCGGCCAATTCGCCGAGTTCACCGCGCCCCTGACCCTCCGAGTCCTCGACACCGTCTGCACTTTCCTGCTCACCGTTCTCATAGCCAGCACGATCGTGACGGCGCTATCGACGCAATACCTTTCCGAGGACCTGTCGCTGCTGGTTTCGAGCCCCGTTCCCCTGCCGGCGCTCTACGGGGCGCGCCTGATTCTCACCGCGGCACAGGCATCGTGGATGGTGGTCCTGTTCAGCATTCCAGTCTTCGCCGCCTTCGCACTGAGCTCTCCGGCGCCGGGGCGATTTCTGCTCACCGTCCTGCTAGTGCTGCCGCCTCTCGTGGGCATCGCCTCGGCCCTGGGAAGCATCGTGACCTCGATTTTGATGGCCTTGTTTCCCGCCAGACGGGTCCGGGAGTTGCTCGTCCTTATCGGCGCGCTTTTCGTCGTGCTCCTCGTGTTTCTCATACGGGTACAGCAGCCGGAGAAGCTCTTGAATCCCCGTTCCATCTATGACGTTACCGAGTTCTTTGCCGCCTTTCAGACGCCGAGCTCACCGCTGCTCCCCAGTCAGTGGGCAACCGAGGTCCTCATCGCGAGCCGACGGGCCGAGCCTCTACCCCTGATGCCCCTCGCTCTGCTCTGGACCACCGCCGGCGCGGCGGTGGTGATGGGCTGCTGGCTGGCGCGAGGGATCTATCGCATGGGCTACTCCCGCGCCCAGGAATCGCGCCGGGCGCGGATCTCGTCCCTGCCCGTGGTGGACCGTGCCTTCGAGTTTCTGACCCAACCCTTCGAGCTTCGCTTTCGCTCGCTGCTCCTCAAGGATCTGAGGACCTTCGTTCGCGAGACGACGCAATGGTCTCAGCTTCTGCTGCTCCTCGCGCTCATCGTGGTTTATCTCTACAACTTCAGCGTGTTGCCCGCCAACTTCACCTTCGCAACCTTCTACCTGCAGAACGTCTTCTCGTTCCTGAATCTGGGCTTGGCGGGATTCGTGCTAGCGGCCGTCGCGGTACGATTTGTCTTTACTTCGGTGTCCAGCGAGGGACGGGCGATATGGATCTTGAGGGCGTCTCCCTTGAGAATCGAAAAATTCCTCTGGAGCAAGTTCTGGACCGCCCTGCCGCTTCTCTTGATTCTCTCCCAGATTCTCACTCTGGCATCGAACTACTTCCTCGGCGCCACCACTTTCATGACCATCTTGTCCTCGGTCACGATTCTCTTCGTCACCTTCGGCATCGTGGGGCTTGGCGTCGGGCTGGGAGCGACTTTTCCAAAGTTCGCCTTCGAGAACGTGACGCAAATAGCGGGCAGCTCGGGGGGATTGCTCTACATGATCTCGGCGACGAGCTTCGTGGCGGCGGTGCTCCTCCTCGAGGCCGTCCCCGTCTACCTCTACGTGAGCTCCTCGTACCGAGGAGAGCCCCTCAGTGGGAGCGCAACTTTCCTGATCGTCGTCACCCTGGCCGCCGTCGCGCTCCTGAATGTGCTCGCCACATGGCTCCCGATGAAATGGGGGGCCAAGAAGCTGTCTTCGATGGAGCTCTAACAGGCTGATGACGAACGAGATCGTACGGGACGATCGCGGCCCGGTTCGAGTGCTGATGTTGAACAATCCGCCCGTCAACGGATTGAGTCTGGCGGTACGAGGCGCGCTGTTCCGAGAGCTTGGGGACGCGGTCGACGACGACGACGTGGAGGCCATCGTTCTCGCCGGTAATGGCAAGATGTTCAGCGCCGGCGCCGACATTCGAGAGTTCGGAGACGAGCCACCTTCGGGAAGCATCACCCTTCCCGAGCTCATCGACGCGATCGAGCAGTCGTCCAAGCCCGTCGTGGCTGCCATCCATGGGGTCGCCGCCGGCGGCGGACTCGAGTTGGCGCTCGGATGCCACGAGAGGGTAGCTGCGGCCGACGCTCGCGTCGGGCTGCCGGAAGTGACCCTTGGGATCATCCCTGGCGCGGGCGGCACGCAACGTCTTCCCCGCCTCATCGGTGTCGGCCCCGCGCTCGACGTGATTCTCTCGGGAAGATTGCTGCCGGCGCCGGACGCGGAGACCCTCGGAATCCTGGACGCCGTCGTCGAGAGCGCTCCGATCGATTCCGCCGTGGCACGAGCCCGGTGCCTCGTGGGGAAATCGCTTCGAAGAGCCTCGCGGCTGACCGCGCGCGCCGAAGATTCCGTGTTCGAGCGCGCGACGAAATCGGTCGCCGGGAAGGCGCGGGGCATGGAAGCTCCTCATGCGGCGATCGAAGCCGTGCGGGCCGCGGTCGAGCTTCGAGAACGAGGTTTCGAAAAAGAGAGGGAGCTGTTCCTCCAGCTTTTGAGCTCCGATCAATCCCGAGCCCAAAGGCACCTTTTCTTCGCCGAGCGCGAAGCCCACAAGGTGCCCGGCGTTCCCAAGGGCACACCGATACACCGGATCGAGTCCGTAGGAGTCGTCGGATGCGGCACCATGGGCCGCGGCATCACCATATGCTTTGCCGACGCCGGCATCCCGGTCGTGGTGGTCGAGAACGACGCGGATACGCTCGACCGTGGGCTCGAGAAGATCCGGGGAATCTACGCCTCGAGCGTTGCCAAGGGACGAGCGAGCCAGGCGGATGTGGACGTTCGCCTCGGACGGATCCGAGGGACGACCGACTTCGCAGAACTGGCCCAGGCCGACTTGGTGATCGAAGCGGTGTTCGAGGACATGGCCGTCAAGAAAGACGTCTTTGGAAGGCTCGACCGGGTCTGCAAGAGTGACACCATTCTTGCCACCAACACCTCGTCGCTCGACGTCAATGAGATCGCCTCCTCCACCTCCAGGCCGGAGAGAGTGGTCGGGATGCATTTCTTCAGTCCGGCTCACGTGATGAAGCTCGTCGAGAACGTGCGGGGGAAGAGGACCTCACCGGAGACCATCGCCACGGTGATGGGGCTCGTCAAGCGTCTCGACAAAGTAGGCGTGGTCGTAGGAGTCTGTGACGGCTTCGTGGGCAACCGGATGCTCTATGCCTACCGCCGGCAAGCGGACTTCCTGCTCGAGGAAGGTGCCCTGCCCCAGCAAGTCGATCGCGCCCTCTACGATTTCGGGCTTCCCATGGGTCCGTTTGCGATGGCCGATCTCGCCGGGCTCGACATCGGCTGGGCGGTTCGCAAGCGCCAGGGAGCTACCCGCTCACGACATCGTCGCTACTCCCCGATCGCCGACCGTATCTGTGAGATGGGCCGTTTCGGTCAGAAGACGGGCGCGGGATGGTATCGCTATGAAAAAGGTAGCCGCACTCCGATTCCCGATCCGGAGGTAGCCCGGCTCATCGAACGGGTATCCGAAGAGGCAGGCATCGTCCGGCGTCCCATTGCTGACGAAGAAATCGTCGAGCGGTGCATCTACGCGCTGATCAACGAGGGCGCCAGGATTCTCGAGGAGGGCATCGCCCTCCGCGCCGGCGATATCGACGTGGTCTGGGTATACGGCTACGGCTTTCCTCGTTATCGAGGCGGTCCGATGTTCCATGCAGACCTCGTGGGTCTCGATAATGTGAAGCGGGCTTTGACTCGGCTGCACACGAGCCCAGGTGATTGGATGGAACCCGCCCCTCTTCTAGAAAAGCTCGCGAGCGAGGGGCGGCGCTTTTCGGATTGGCATCGATGACGCAGCGCGAAATGGGGTTTCATTTCAGAAAAAACTTGACATTCTCGAAGAGCTACACCATACTCCTCCCGATTCGACCTCCCCAACGGCGAGTCAACGTGAACCAACGTTGAACCGCAGGTTCGCCGGTGCCCCTCCCCAGTGAGGGGTGTAACCAACGGCTGCGGCTAGCCCGAAAGGGCCGGCGATGTCTCTCCAACCGCATCGTGTCCGCACAGCCGTGGTGTGGACTCCGCAGGCCCGCTCTTTCGCGCTAGCGCGGGCCGCGAGGGTCTTTCGATTTGCTTCTAAGGCAAAGCGCTCCACTTCGAGAAAAAGCAGCCATCGGCCTGTGCGGCGTCGCGCTCGCCGTCCTGATCTTCATGTCCGCCCTGCCGGTCTATCTCGAGGCTCAGCTCGCCCTTGCGGCGCTGATTCTCGCTTCACTGATCGGCGCACGGAGGCGCTGCAACCGTGGCACGATGCGTATGGCCTTTCTCGTCGCGGGCGCTTTCTTGTCGCTCCGATACATCGTGTGGCGGGCCACCGCGACTCTTTCGTACCACGATTCGATGAGCTTCGTTGCCGCGCTGCTCCTGTTCTTCGCGGAGATTTACGGCGTTGCCATTTATTTTCTGGGAATCTTCGTCAACCTCCAGCCGGCGAAGCGAGACCCGTTGCCGTTGCCCCAGGACCCCGAGGAGCTCCCCACCGTCGACGTCCTGATCCCGAGCTACAACGAGGACCCCGAGCTGCTCGAGATCACCTTGATTGCAGCTACACAGATCGACTACCCGGCCACGAAGCTCAACGTCTTCCTCCTCGATGATGGCGGCACGAAGGCCAAACGTGATAACCGGATTCCGACTCTCGCAGAAGAGGCCCGCCGACGCCACCAAACGCTTCGCGAACTGTGCGCCGACCTGGGTGTCCGCTACCTCACCCGCGCGACGAACGAGCATGCCAAAGCGGGGAATATCAACGCTGCTCTCCGGCTCACCCGGAGTGATCTGATCCTGGTGCTCGATGCCGACCACGTCCCATCACGAGACATCCTCCGTGAGACGGTGGGCTGGCTGATTCGGGACCCCAAGCTTTCTCTCGTCCAGACCCCTCATTTCTTTCAGAGCCCTGACCCGATCGAGAAGAACCTCGGAACCTTCCAGCGCATGCCGAGCGAGAATCAGATGTTCTACGGCGCCATACAGCTCGGCCTGGATTCCTGGAACTCGTCGTTCTTTTGTGGATCAGCCGCGGTGCTGCGGCGAAGTCACCTCGAGTCGATCGGGGGCTTCCAGTGCCTGAGCATCACCGAGGACGCCGAGACCGCGCTCGAGCTTCATGCTCGTGGTTATCGCAGCGCCTACCTGCGCAAGCCGCTCATCGCCGGACTGCAGCCCGAGACCTTCACCGGGTTCGTGATCCAGCGCGTGCGATGGGCTCAGGGCATGATTCAGATCTTCCTGTTGAAGAACCCGTTGACGAAGCGTGGTCTCAGCCTTGCCCAGCGTTTGTGCTACTTGAGCAGCTCCTGTTTCTGGCTGTTTCCCTTCGCCCGTGTGATATTCCTGCTAGCCCCCTCGGCCTATCTGCTGCTCGGGCTCAAGATCTACGATACTAACCTGCTGGGCTTCTCATCCTATGCTGTCCCTCACCTGATGGGTGCCACCATCGTGTCCCACTTTCTGTACGGCAAAGTAAGGTGGTTCCTCGTCTCTGAGCTCTACGAAGTGATGCAGTCACTGTTCTGCCTCCGAGGACTCTGCGCCGTGTTGCGCCGGCCCCGGTCGCCCAGTTTTCGAGTCACGCCCAAGGGGGAACGGCTCGACCGGGATTACGTCTCACCCCTGAGCAAGCCTTTTTACATTCTGTCCCTGGTCACCCTCGCCTCTCTGGCGGCCGGCGTCCACCGCCTGGCCACCGTCCCCGCCGATGCCGATGCGACGCTGATCACCATGGGGTGGGCGTCGTTCAATCTCGTTTTGCTCATCGGCGCCCTCGGCGCTCTATTCGAGCGCCGCCAGCTGCGCCGGAGCTCCCGAATGCCCGCATCCGGTCGGGCAAAGCTCGTGATCGGATCCACCGAAGCCTCGGTCACGCTCCAGGAGCTCTCCCTAGGGGGAACGAGCTTCGTCCTCGCCCCTTCCGGGCTCGATCCCGACGTTCTCCAGAAGAATTCCCCCGCCAAACTGACGATTCAAACGCGGGAAACGCAGGCTCCTTTGAGTCTGGATCTGATCCTCCGAAGGCGGCTAGACCTCCCTGGCGGGGAGATCGCAGTCGGAGCCCGGTTCGCCCCTGGTTCGCTTTCCGATCGGGCCGATCTCGTATCCCTGGTTCATGGCGACAGCTCGCGCTGGGACGAGAGCCTCGCTCGAGCTTGCGGCGTTCGAGGACCGCTGAGCAGTGCCGCCTTCCTGATGACGCGGGGCGTCAAACACGCCGCCATCCATTGCTTCGCGCTCGTGAGCGCTCAGCTGTCCTCGTCGAAAGAACTCCTCTGGCAGCTTCTTGTACATCAAACCACGGAGAGCCACGACGATGAAATCAAGACAAAACACCTTGACGATTCATCTCGATTGTCGACGGCGTCGGCGTGACCGCCTCGTCATGCTTCGTCTGCCACTATCGGTGATTCTCGTAACCGCCGGAGTCTCGTCTCTCGGCGCCGAACCATCCTCCTTCCACCAGGAGATGCCACTGGGACAATTCGTCGAGCCCGACGAGGTGTTGAGGCTGCGGCCCCATCGCTCCGACGCCGTCGTCTACCTCCCCATCTCGACGCGGGTCGAGATGGAGCGGGTCACTTTGCATCTCGAGTTCACCAACTCCGTTTCCCTGCTCGAAGACCGATCCCAGCTCATCGTGAGTCTCAACGGCGGCATCTTGCGGCAGTTTCGCCTGAGCCCGGACCGCCCCACGGTCGTCGAGGACATTCCGCTTCCCCCGGATCTGATTCGACACGGATACAACCAGTTGAGGTTCCACGCCGTTCAGCATTACGCGAATCAGTGCGAGGATGGAACCGCTCACGAGCTCTGGACCCAGATCGACTTGAACGCTTCCTCGGTGCGCCTGGAAGGGAGAATGAGGCCGGTGGAAACGAAATTCTCCGAGCTCTCCAGTCTCTTCGATCGAAGGCTATGGGGAAGCTACGAGATCGACCTGGTGACGGCTACCGCCGATCTCGAGGACATTCATCTCCGGTGGGGCTCGCTCATCTCCCAAGGGGCGTCGCTCCTTCTGGACTACGTCCCGTTGAAAGTGCATTGGGTTCCCCGGTTCCTCCGCGACCAATCTGCGGCCAGGGATGCCGTGCTCTTCGGCACCAAAGCCGAGCTGGCCCCTATCCTCGGTCCGGCG
This region includes:
- a CDS encoding 3-hydroxyacyl-CoA dehydrogenase NAD-binding domain-containing protein; amino-acid sequence: MTNEIVRDDRGPVRVLMLNNPPVNGLSLAVRGALFRELGDAVDDDDVEAIVLAGNGKMFSAGADIREFGDEPPSGSITLPELIDAIEQSSKPVVAAIHGVAAGGGLELALGCHERVAAADARVGLPEVTLGIIPGAGGTQRLPRLIGVGPALDVILSGRLLPAPDAETLGILDAVVESAPIDSAVARARCLVGKSLRRASRLTARAEDSVFERATKSVAGKARGMEAPHAAIEAVRAAVELRERGFEKERELFLQLLSSDQSRAQRHLFFAEREAHKVPGVPKGTPIHRIESVGVVGCGTMGRGITICFADAGIPVVVVENDADTLDRGLEKIRGIYASSVAKGRASQADVDVRLGRIRGTTDFAELAQADLVIEAVFEDMAVKKDVFGRLDRVCKSDTILATNTSSLDVNEIASSTSRPERVVGMHFFSPAHVMKLVENVRGKRTSPETIATVMGLVKRLDKVGVVVGVCDGFVGNRMLYAYRRQADFLLEEGALPQQVDRALYDFGLPMGPFAMADLAGLDIGWAVRKRQGATRSRHRRYSPIADRICEMGRFGQKTGAGWYRYEKGSRTPIPDPEVARLIERVSEEAGIVRRPIADEEIVERCIYALINEGARILEEGIALRAGDIDVVWVYGYGFPRYRGGPMFHADLVGLDNVKRALTRLHTSPGDWMEPAPLLEKLASEGRRFSDWHR
- the bcsA gene encoding UDP-forming cellulose synthase catalytic subunit — translated: MLLRQSAPLREKAAIGLCGVALAVLIFMSALPVYLEAQLALAALILASLIGARRRCNRGTMRMAFLVAGAFLSLRYIVWRATATLSYHDSMSFVAALLLFFAEIYGVAIYFLGIFVNLQPAKRDPLPLPQDPEELPTVDVLIPSYNEDPELLEITLIAATQIDYPATKLNVFLLDDGGTKAKRDNRIPTLAEEARRRHQTLRELCADLGVRYLTRATNEHAKAGNINAALRLTRSDLILVLDADHVPSRDILRETVGWLIRDPKLSLVQTPHFFQSPDPIEKNLGTFQRMPSENQMFYGAIQLGLDSWNSSFFCGSAAVLRRSHLESIGGFQCLSITEDAETALELHARGYRSAYLRKPLIAGLQPETFTGFVIQRVRWAQGMIQIFLLKNPLTKRGLSLAQRLCYLSSSCFWLFPFARVIFLLAPSAYLLLGLKIYDTNLLGFSSYAVPHLMGATIVSHFLYGKVRWFLVSELYEVMQSLFCLRGLCAVLRRPRSPSFRVTPKGERLDRDYVSPLSKPFYILSLVTLASLAAGVHRLATVPADADATLITMGWASFNLVLLIGALGALFERRQLRRSSRMPASGRAKLVIGSTEASVTLQELSLGGTSFVLAPSGLDPDVLQKNSPAKLTIQTRETQAPLSLDLILRRRLDLPGGEIAVGARFAPGSLSDRADLVSLVHGDSSRWDESLARACGVRGPLSSAAFLMTRGVKHAAIHCFALVSAQLSSSKELLWQLLVHQTTESHDDEIKTKHLDDSSRLSTASA
- a CDS encoding transglutaminase-like domain-containing protein, whose amino-acid sequence is MSVSIVVLWASLMAIHLARSYGGRAGTKRLDLSGPTSADAELTQRGIFYRSARIGFIRERFTPLHDGFRAEQTGELTLTLLGRERQVSIRGFAETGSRGNLREFRYGLTTASHRSLFETTVDGRIDGDELVLTISSGGSERSERRSLDEPIVLPLNLYYSLASRGWTAGETYRLRLFDPMTLSEGEVVVEVKEPEIVRWGGREEEAHRLTTTFAGLETTAWVNARGEILQEETPLGWTLIKEAPGSSLQARETGTAPDILIQSAVPAVGFAGDAAHAQVAELKLVNFPKEFRAVPGGRQDKKGDVVRVTRERAPYRGTGTLSAEERDAALASDAFIQADSQAIRDHASALTEGRDEVERARVLTQWVYDNIAKSPTLSVPSATEILEQRVGDCNEHTVLFTALARASGLPTRIATGLVYTSGQFYYHAWPEVFLGQWLAVDPTLGQFPADPMHLRLLIGGIENQYEVLGLLGHGVTIEVVDVR
- a CDS encoding ABC transporter ATP-binding protein, producing MIRLQNVTKRYGEHLAVRDLTLHVGAGELFGFLGPNGAGKTTTIKMIAGLLRPSSGEIFLAGHDLERDPVNAKAALGFIPDRPFLYEKLTASEFLRFVAGIYGLDGQSLNGRIDELLTLVELAHVGSELIESYSHGMKQRLVMAAAFIHEPKVLVVDEPMVGLDPKGARLIKRVFREYCDRGFTVFVSTHTLEVAQELCDRIGIIQDGELIALGTMDELETKAQTGRNDLEGIFLKLTGGEGFQEAQEP